One part of the Cellulosilyticum sp. I15G10I2 genome encodes these proteins:
- a CDS encoding zinc ribbon-containing protein, whose protein sequence is MLNTGERPGKGDYECTVCGEIVTLNNNTDTLPICPRCHKTTYVKL, encoded by the coding sequence ATGTTAAACACAGGTGAAAGACCAGGCAAAGGTGATTATGAATGTACTGTATGTGGTGAAATTGTTACGCTCAATAATAATACTGACACATTACCCATTTGCCCAAGATGCCATAAAACTACTTACGTCAAACTTTAG